A DNA window from Ranitomeya imitator isolate aRanImi1 chromosome 2, aRanImi1.pri, whole genome shotgun sequence contains the following coding sequences:
- the LOC138666814 gene encoding uncharacterized protein, producing MSYVINIEMLLVLVQERPEIWDQRDGHYSNRARKEAAWRSICGILFPEYEQRPREVQRQIMEDVMRRWRSIRDQYRRERQQRARSGSAAPAKKRKYIYYDQLSFLDPSMDLRPTQSNLTERETGSDSEALIDLVGEEVAGPSSHPSSGIPPATSSVAPQDPATTGQEAAPPPTATPVPVISQDDAGNSSSPTVPLETSPQPAVNCRHWGP from the exons ATGTCCTATGTTATTAATATCGAaatgctgctggtcctggtgcaagagaggccagaaatatgggatcaGCGAGATGGCCATTATTccaaccgggccagaaaagaggcggcatggaggagcatatgtgggatccttttcccagaatatgagcagcggccacgtgaggtccagaggcagataa tggaagatgttatgagacgatggcgcagcatacgcgaccaatataggagagaaagacagcagcgggccaggagtgggtcagcagcgcctgcaaaaaagagaaaatatatttattatgaccaacTCTCCTTTttagatcccagtatggatctgagacc AACGCAgtcaaacctcactgagagggagactggCTCAGACTCGGAGGCCCTGATAGATTTGGTTggggaagaggtggctggcccatcttcacatccttcTAGTGGCatccctcctgcaacatcttcagttgcaccacaagatccagcaacaactggccaagaagctgcaccaccacccacagcaacACCAGTTCCAGTAATAAGCCAGGATGATgcaggaaacagtagcagccctactgttccactggagacatccccacagcctgctgtcaatTGCCGCCAttggggtccttaa